The following coding sequences are from one Dermacentor andersoni chromosome 5, qqDerAnde1_hic_scaffold, whole genome shotgun sequence window:
- the LOC140218530 gene encoding uncharacterized protein — translation MAATWAQTDGPPAGAKPKVKPPKLDLERFSGAAMECQSFWEQLEQAMHENYGLSIAEKLLYLQLLLSGKAAVDIAVIQLTAANCTAVIDRLKEHFGRQDVLIQEHLTQLLDLPKVRIEKSTPA, via the coding sequence ATGGCGGCGACGTGGGCGCAGACCGACGGCCCACCGGCAGGGGCAAAGCCCAAAGTGAAACCGCCGAAGCTCGATTTAGAACGATTTAGCGGTGCCGCCATGGAGTGTCAGTCTTTCTGGGAGCAGCTCGAGCAAGCCATGCACGAAAACTACGGCCTCTCGATCGCCGAGAAGCTTCTGTACTTGCAATTGCTGCTTTCTGGAAAAGCCGCAGTGGACATTGCCGTCATTCAATTGACTGCGGCCAATTGCACCGCGGTGATCGACCGTCTAAAAGAGCACTTTGGTCGACAAGATGTGCTGATCCAAGAACACCTGACTCAGCTACTCGACTTGCCAAAGGTACGGATCGAAAAGAGCACGCCCGCATAA